Below is a genomic region from Campylobacter geochelonis.
TGCGAACTAAGTCCACTTGTTGAGATTGTTTGGCGGCGTGGGCTTATGGCAAGTCCGTCATTATCTGTGAAAATTTTTACCGCTTTTGCGACATTTTCAAGATTATTAAGTGGCTCACCCATGCCCATATATACGACATTTACACGTCTTTCATACGGGATATTGTTTTCATTTTTTAAGTATAAAACTTGTGCAACGATTTCGCCAGCGCTTAAATTTCGCACAAATCCACCTTTTGCTGTTAGGCAAAACGCACAGCCGATTTTACATCCCACTTGTGAGCTAACACAGACTGTATAGCGCGCGTGTTGGGTGATTTTACCATCTTCATCGACAGTTTCGCTTTTCATTGGAAGCAATACTGTTTCTATGGTTTTTCCATCTTTTAGTTCAAAAAGATACTTTATGCTTCCATCTTTGCTTTGCTCGGATTTGAGTTTTTTAAGCGGGTCGATGTAGTAGTTTTGCTTTAAATTTTCGCGAAGTTCTTTTGGCAAGTTTGACATATCATCAAAACTTTTAGCATTTTTTTTATAAATCCACTCATAAATTTGTTTAGCTCTAAATTTAGGCTCGATAAATTCTTTGAGTTCGGATTGTAGATAATCAAGTAAATTTTTCAAATAATTCCTTTTTTCTTAACATATTCTTCAATTAAAATTTTGGCATTTTTGTGATTTTTAAGAAAATCTATATGAGCGAACTCATCACAAAAATTCGTGCTGCAAAAAATTCCGTAAGCTGGAATTTTAAAAAAATTCGCAACGCGTAAAATAGAGTAAAACTCCATATTTTCTAAAAAATAGCCCAAATTTGCAAATTTATAGGCTGAAATTTTGTCTGTAGTTATGAAGTTGGAGGAGTTTGCGATGATTGTTTCACGTGAAACATCAGTGGTTAATCTAGCCATAATCGGCGAGTAAGATTTCTTATCTAAATTTGAAATTTCATGCTGAACGCAAGAGCTGCTCTCATAAATTTTTAAAATTTCTCCATCTTTATAAAGCCCAGCAGTTCCAACGAAAATCAACTCTTTTGGTAGCTTTTCTGTAAGCAAATTTGTTAAATTTATAGCACTATCGATAAGTCCGATTCCAACAGGAGTAGCAAATTTAAAGCTTTCAACTTCTCCAGCACAAACTATCAAATTCTAACTCCGATACCATTTTCTAAAAGATATTTTTTTAAATCTGATATTTTTATCTCGCCAAAGTGAAAAATCGAAGCTGCCAAAGCCGCGTCTGCGCCATGTGTGAAAGCATCTTTTATATGCGCCATATTTCCAGCGCCACCACTTGCTATGATTGGGATATTTAGCATTTTACTCATTTTGCTTGTGATGTTTAGATCATAACCGCTTTTTGTGCCGTCTTTATCCATAGAAGTTAGTAAAATCTCACCACAACCTCTACATTCAAGCTCTTTTGCCCACTCAAGCGCATCAAGCCCGGTATCAACTCTGCCGCCATTTATAAAAACATGGTAATTTTCACCAACTTTTTTAGCATCAATCGCCACAACTATGCACTGAGAGCCAAATTTAGCCGCAGCTTTGGTTATCAAATCAGGATTAGCGATAGCAGCCGAGTTTATGCTGATTTTATCACATCCAACGTTTAGAAGAGCCGAAATATCATCAAGGGTTCGAATTCCGCCACCAACAGTTAGAGGGATAAAAAGCTCTTTTGCGACTTTTTCTACAACATCAACTATGGTTTTTCGCTTTTCGTGCGAAGCTGTGATATCTAAAAAACAAAGCTCATCCGCACCCTCATCGTTGTATCTTTTGGCAGTTTCAACAGGATCGCCAACATCTTGTAAATTCACAAAATTTATACCTTTTACAACTTTTGCGTTATTTACATCAAGACAAGGGATGATTCTTTTAGCAAATTTATCCACAAAATCTCCTTTTTTACCGCTATTTTAACGAAAAAAACTTAATCTAATAACTTTATAAGTATTTTTAGCTATAATGGTGCGATGATTAAAGCTAAAAAACAGTTCGGACAAAATTTTCTTATCGATAAAAGCGTGCTTAGTAAAATCATCCAAGCGATTCCCAAAGGTGTGTATAACATCGTTGAAATTGGGCCTGGCTTAGGTGATTTAACCGCTGAATTATTAAAAATTTCAGAGGTTGAAAGTTATGAAATTGATGTAGATCTTTATAAAATTTTATTAGATAAATTTAGTCAAGATATACAAAAAAACAGATTGAAACTCCATCTTGGAGATGTTGTTGATACGTGGCAAAAGAGTGGTTTAAGCAAAAAAAGATACTTTTTAGTTGCAAATTTACCATACTATGTAGCAACGAGGATTATACTAGACGCGATTGATGATGAGCTTTGTGAGGGCTTTGTCATCATGATACAAAAAGAGGTCGCTGATAAATTCTGCGCACTTGGTGGTGAGAGAGAATTTAGCGCCTTGTCTGTGCTTGGAAATTTACAAGGCGAGTGCAAGAGCCTTTTTGATGTCTTACCGCAAGCGTTTAATCCGCCTCCTAAAGTAGTTTCATCTGTCATAAAACTTGAGAAAAAAGATAGTCTTTTTTGTGAAAATTCGCCATTTGCGGATAAAAAAGAGTATGTGGAATTTAAAGATTTTTTAAAAATTTGCTTTGTATCTCCACGAAAAACTTTGGCAAAAAATCTCTCGAGTAAATTTGATAAGTCTTTAGTAAATGAAGCTTTTGACAAGCTAAATTTAGATAAAAATTTAAGAGCACATCAGCTTAACAACGCCTTATTTATAAAAATTTTTAATTTTTTAAAGGCAGGAAATGGAAAACAACGAGAGTAACAACTCAAACAACGAAAATGTAGTCAGTCGAGAGACAAATTTAAAAAAAGAAAACAGACACGCAAGGCATCGAAAAAACCTTCAAAAACAAGCAGCCACAAGCGATAAAAAAGAAGATGGCGCGCAAACTAGCGAAAAACCAGCTTCAAAAAAGCCTCACGCTAAGCAAAATTCAGCCAAAAACGCTCAGCCAAAAACGCAAGATGAAAAAGCAAATTCTTCGCAAAACAAAAAACGAAAAAGAAAGAGCAAAGTCCCTCAGTGTCTAAACGGCAACGAGCCGTGGCAAGAGGCGATTCAAAAGACGATTGTTGCTAACAAAGCAGTCCATGAGCTACGCTTAAATCCGCTAAAATATGCAAAAGGCAGTAGCGAAAAAGTCCGCATAACTCCGCTTGGTGGGCTTGGAGAAATCGGCGGAAATATGACTGTGTTTGAGACAAGCACAAGCGCGATTATCGTAGATGTTGGTATGAGCTTTCCAAGCGAGAGTATGCTTGGAGTAGATATTTTAATCCCTGATTTTGACTATGTAAGAAAGATAAAAGACAAAATCAAAGGCATTATCATAACTCACGCGCATGAAGATCACATCGGTGCTTTGCCGTATTTTTTCAAAGAATTTAACTACCCGATTTATGCAACTCCACTACCTTTAGGTATGATTTCAAATAAATTTGAAGAGCATGGACTAAAGGCGCAAAGAAGCTTTTTCCATCCAGTTGAAAAGCGTAAAATTTATACTATCGGAGACTTTGATGTTGAGTTTATCCACATCACACACTCAATCATCGATGCTTCGGCACTTGCTATAACTACAAAAGCTGGAACTATCATACACACTGGCGATTTTAAAATCGACCACACCCCAATCGATGGCTATCCAACCGATATCGGGCGTTTGGCAGAGTATGGCGAAAAAGGCGTTTTGCTTTTGATGAGCGATAGCACAAACTCACACCGTGAAGGTATGACAAAGACTGAAAGTAGTGTTGGAAAAACTTTCGATGGAATTTTTTCTAACTCAAAGGGCAGGGTGATAATGAGCACATTTAGCTCAAACATCCACAGGGTTTATCAAGCTATCGAGCGTGGTATAAAATATGGCAGGAAAGTTTGCGTTATCGGGCGAAGTATGGAGCGAAATTTAGCAACAGCTATTGAACTTGGATATGTAGATCTTAAAAAAGAGATTTTTATCGATGCTGATGAGGTCGGAAAGTATCCAGATAATGAGGTTTTAATCGTTACAACAGGCTCTCAAGGTGAAAC
It encodes:
- the rlmN gene encoding 23S rRNA (adenine(2503)-C(2))-methyltransferase RlmN, encoding MKNLLDYLQSELKEFIEPKFRAKQIYEWIYKKNAKSFDDMSNLPKELRENLKQNYYIDPLKKLKSEQSKDGSIKYLFELKDGKTIETVLLPMKSETVDEDGKITQHARYTVCVSSQVGCKIGCAFCLTAKGGFVRNLSAGEIVAQVLYLKNENNIPYERRVNVVYMGMGEPLNNLENVAKAVKIFTDNDGLAISPRRQTISTSGLSSQIKKLGEMNLGVLLAISLHAVNDELRDKLMPINRAYDIASVMDAVRNFPIDMRKRVMFEYLMMDGVNDHLSDAKTLVKLLHGIKAKVNLIYFNPHEGSEFKRPSPENMVKFQDYVCAHGVTCTIRQSKGLDISAACGQLKERSRVE
- a CDS encoding purine-nucleoside phosphorylase; protein product: MIVCAGEVESFKFATPVGIGLIDSAINLTNLLTEKLPKELIFVGTAGLYKDGEILKIYESSSCVQHEISNLDKKSYSPIMARLTTDVSRETIIANSSNFITTDKISAYKFANLGYFLENMEFYSILRVANFFKIPAYGIFCSTNFCDEFAHIDFLKNHKNAKILIEEYVKKKGII
- the hisF gene encoding imidazole glycerol phosphate synthase subunit HisF; the protein is MDKFAKRIIPCLDVNNAKVVKGINFVNLQDVGDPVETAKRYNDEGADELCFLDITASHEKRKTIVDVVEKVAKELFIPLTVGGGIRTLDDISALLNVGCDKISINSAAIANPDLITKAAAKFGSQCIVVAIDAKKVGENYHVFINGGRVDTGLDALEWAKELECRGCGEILLTSMDKDGTKSGYDLNITSKMSKMLNIPIIASGGAGNMAHIKDAFTHGADAALAASIFHFGEIKISDLKKYLLENGIGVRI
- the rsmA gene encoding 16S rRNA (adenine(1518)-N(6)/adenine(1519)-N(6))-dimethyltransferase RsmA, coding for MIKAKKQFGQNFLIDKSVLSKIIQAIPKGVYNIVEIGPGLGDLTAELLKISEVESYEIDVDLYKILLDKFSQDIQKNRLKLHLGDVVDTWQKSGLSKKRYFLVANLPYYVATRIILDAIDDELCEGFVIMIQKEVADKFCALGGEREFSALSVLGNLQGECKSLFDVLPQAFNPPPKVVSSVIKLEKKDSLFCENSPFADKKEYVEFKDFLKICFVSPRKTLAKNLSSKFDKSLVNEAFDKLNLDKNLRAHQLNNALFIKIFNFLKAGNGKQRE
- a CDS encoding ribonuclease J, whose amino-acid sequence is MENNESNNSNNENVVSRETNLKKENRHARHRKNLQKQAATSDKKEDGAQTSEKPASKKPHAKQNSAKNAQPKTQDEKANSSQNKKRKRKSKVPQCLNGNEPWQEAIQKTIVANKAVHELRLNPLKYAKGSSEKVRITPLGGLGEIGGNMTVFETSTSAIIVDVGMSFPSESMLGVDILIPDFDYVRKIKDKIKGIIITHAHEDHIGALPYFFKEFNYPIYATPLPLGMISNKFEEHGLKAQRSFFHPVEKRKIYTIGDFDVEFIHITHSIIDASALAITTKAGTIIHTGDFKIDHTPIDGYPTDIGRLAEYGEKGVLLLMSDSTNSHREGMTKTESSVGKTFDGIFSNSKGRVIMSTFSSNIHRVYQAIERGIKYGRKVCVIGRSMERNLATAIELGYVDLKKEIFIDADEVGKYPDNEVLIVTTGSQGETMSALYRMATDEHKYIKIKPTDQIIISAKAIPGNESSVSVVLNYLLRSGASVAYQDFSEIHVSGHAAQEEQKLMIRLTKPKYFLPVHGEYNHIVKHKETAVSCGVDEKNIYLMSDGDQVEVCYAYMKRVKTIKTGKVFIDNQINKQISDDIVKHRQNLADAGVVMIIAQIDQSDKHLIKTRVVSYGLVSEREQKELAKDMESVLIQFLANLKTELLRDQRALESQIRQAVRKHIFRKIKKYPTIVPIIYLM